Genomic window (Candidatus Chlorobium masyuteum):
GTAAAGGTCGGCATCTGATAGCTTATTTTCTCATCCGCATCCGGAGCCGCAGCCCTGACGGTCGCCCTGATTTGCTCCAGAGTTTGGCGGATCTCCATGGGAAAACCCGCAATGTACTCGTCGATACTTTTCGGCGACTCCTGTTTCATCACTTTTCAATTTTTTTCAGCATTTCCCAATCGTTACCTCCTCCGGACGGAAAAGAATCGAATAGAAAGGTGGTCTCTTTTTCTACCAATATGGCACTCCTGCGGCGCTTGAAAAACATAATCAATATGCCGTCAATCATCAACATGGAGATTCCCGGTACTCACGCCGAAACCTTCCGGTAGCGTTTGACGGCAAGGACGAGCATGAGGGTGGCGAAGAGGGTGAGGATCAGGAGCGGGCTTGCGATTTCGGCTATGCCGGAGCCTTTGAGCATGACCCGGCGCATGATATCGACAAAGTGACGGACAGGGTTGAGCATGGTCATAGTCCGGGCCCACTCGGGCATGCTTTCGATGGAGGTGAAGAGGCCGGAGAGCAGGGTGAAGATAACCATGAAGAACCAGGCGATAAACATGGCCTGCTGCTGGGTGTCGGTGACGGTTGAGATGAGGAGCCCCATGCCGAGCACAACCAGCAGATAGATTCCGGCAACAAGATAGACAAGCGCGTAACTGCCGAGCATCGGCACATGAAACAGAAGCCGGGCAATCACCAACCCGACGCTCAGCTCACCTATACCGATAATCCAGAGCGGAAGCAGCTTGCCGGTGATGAACTGGTAACGCTTGATCGGAGTAACATTGATCTGGTCGATCGTGCCGATCTCCCGCTCGCGCACCACATTCATACCCGAAAGAAAGAGGCCGATCAGGGTGACCAGAATAACAATAATGCCCGGTACCATGTAGTGTGTGTACTTGAGCTCGGGATTGTACCAGTTTGAGGAGACCATGGTGATCTGACCCGCCGCCTCAACCTCCCCTCCCGGAATGAGCCGTTTCAGCTCCACGCGATTGAAGGCGGAGACAATCTCTCCGGCATAGGTCTGGATCACGCCTGCCGAGAACCCATCCTCGGCGTTGATCATGAGCTGAACCGGGGCGTGACCGGTGGTGACCAGATCGCGCTCGAAACCGGAGGGAATGACAAGCACCAGATCGGCATTGCGCCGAACAAGCTCGCTCAGGCTCTGTTTGTCTGAAGAGGAGTAACCGGTCAGATTGAAGTAGCCTGAGGCGGTGAACTTTTCGGCAAGCTGCCGTGAAGTTGCCGATCGGTCCCGGTCCTGCAGGTGAAAGGGTACCCGCGAGACGTCAAAGGTGGCGGCATAGGAGAGAATCACAAGCTGGATGAAGGGCAGCACAAAGATGATCGGCAGCATTCCCCTGTTGCGGAAAATCTGCAGAAACTCCTTCTGGAGGATAAATAATATGGTTCTCATCGAATGATCTGCCTCAATAAATTCATGTTATCTCGCTCGATGTGTTATGTCTACCAATATCGCGCTCCTCAGGAGCTGCTATTGAAGTCGTACTTTAAACTTCTTTATGCTTGCAACAATCAAAACCGTACTCATCGCCACCAGTACCAGCGTCTCCTTCCAGATGTAGCTGAATCCGGCACCTTTGAGCATGATACCCCGCACAATGATGAGATACCACCTGGCAGGGATGATGTTGCTGATCATCCGGAGCGGCAGCGGCATACTGGCCACAGGAAAGATGAAGCCCGAAAGCAGGATGGTCGGAAGCAGCAGCCCTGCAAGGGCGATCATCATGGCCACCTGCTGTGAAGAGGTGACCGAGGAGATGAAGATGCCGAGCGAGAGCGCGGTAACAATAAAGAGCAGCGACTCAAGGAGCAAAAGCAGCATGCTCCCCCTGCACGGGACCCCGAACACAAGGGAGGCAACGGTGATGATGGTCACCACATTGATGAAGGAGAGGAGAAAATAGGGTGCCACCTTGCCGATAATGATCTGTGCGGGGCGAAGCGATGAGACCAGAAGCACCTCCATGGTTCCGTTCTCTTTCTCGCGCGTGATGCTGATCGAGGTCATCAATGCGGAGACCAGCATAAGAATGAGCGCCATAAGCCCCGGAACAAAGAGATCGACGCTTTTCAGCTCCGGGTTGAAGAGCATGAGAGGAACCGCAACAACTCCGGCCTCCCTCCCCGCTCCCGGCAGGGTACTCCCCTGATACTCCTGCAGCACAGAGGCTGTATAGCCGGAGACAATACGGGAGAGATTCGGATTTGAGCCGTCGGTAATCACCTGCACCTCTGCCCTTCCATCACGCTGCAGACGGCGGGCAAAATCGGGCTCAAAAACAAGCGCTTCGGTGATGCTGCCGGTAGAGAAGGCATCCTCAATCTCCCGCTCCGAGTGCACCTCCCGGGAGAGCATAAAGTAGCCCGATGAGGCAAACTTGCTGATAATTGACCTTGTCACCGCATCGCGGGATTTGTCGAACACCCCGAGTTTGACATCCTGGATCTCGTTCCGGATGGCAAAACCGAAGATGAGCAGCTGAATAAGCGGCATGCCGAAGAGGATGACCGCCGTTCTGCGGTCGCGGAAAATGTGGAGAAACTCTTTGGTGAGAAACCCTATAAAGCTTTTCATCTCCCTGCCTCCGGTTTTGACCTCGCCAGTTGGATAAAGAGCTCATTCATGCTCTCAACCCCGTATTTCTGCTTCAACGCTTCAGGGGTGTCGAGTGCGGCCACCCGGCCGTCAACCATGATCGAGATGCGGTCGCAATACTCGGCCTCATCCATGTAGTGTGTTGTCACAAAAACGGTTACGCCCCTCTCCGAGGCCTCGTAGATCATATCCCAGAATCGCCGCCGTGTTACCGGATCAACACCGCCGGTCGGCTCGTCGAGAAAGACGATTTTCGGTTCATGCAGAATGGCTACGGAAAAAGCGAGTTTCTGTTTCCATCCGAGCGGCAGTGAGCGAAGGCGTGCACTGGCTGCATGCTGCAAATCAAGTGTCTCAAGCAGCTTCGCACTCTTTTCGCGAATGGCCGCATCGGAAAGTCCGTAGATTCCGGCAAAAAAGCGGATGTTCTCCTTCACCGTCAGGTCATCGTAGAGCGAAAATCGCTGGCTCATGTAGCCAATGTTCCGCTTCACCTTTTCGGACTCGGTGTAGAGGTCAAATCCTGCAACTGAAGCAGTGCCTGTTGAGGGCGTGAGCAGACCGGTCAGCATTCTTATTGCTGTTGTTTTTCCGGCACCGTTGGCACCGAGAAAACCGAATATCTCCCCCCTGCCGACCGCAAAAGTGAGCTTATCGACCGCCACGAAGTCGCCGAAACGGCGGGTGAGCTTATCGGTATTAATCACCGGTTCACTCATGAACTGCACCCGTTTTCGCCTCCATGAGCGCCATAAAGGTATCCTCGATTCCGGGAGCGATTTGCTTCACCTCAACCTCCGTAAATCCCTGCCGCCGGAGCATTTCAAACAGCACTTCGGGGCTTTGGTTGTTTCTTTTTGATGTATAGTGCACCGCACGGCCAAAGGCATAGACTGAGTGCGCTTCGGATGTGGAGCGCAACCAGGCAATAAGCTTCCAGGTTTCTCGGGCACGAATGGAAAAAAGCTGCTTTCGGAAGAGGGTGGTTATGGCCGAGGGAGTTTCAACCGCAAGGAGCCGCCCCTCCTGCATGAAGGCTATCCGGTCGCAGAGCGCAGCCTCATCCATGTAGGGTGTGGAGACAAGCGTGGTGATCCCCTGCTCTTTCAGGCGGCCAAGCATCTGCCAGAACTCCGCGCGCGAAACCGCATCGACTCCGGTAGTCGGTTCATCAAGCAGGAGCAGCTCGGGTCGGTGCACCAGAGCACAACAGAGAGCCAGCTTCTGCTTCATTCCTCCGGAGAGTTTGGTGGCCCTCCGGTGTTTGAAGGGCTCAAGCTGGATGTAGATATCGCGGATAAGGTCGTAATTCTCTTCGACTGTGGTACCGAAAATGGTGGCAAAAAAGCGGAGATTCTCCTCAACCGTCAGGTCCTGATAGAGCGAAAAGCGGCCGGGCATATAACCGATCCGGCGGCGGATGTCGCGGTAGGAGGCGACCACGTCAAGCCCTAACACTTCGGCTTTACCACCGCCCGGCAAAAGCAGGGTTGCAAGAATCCGGAGCAGGGTTGTTTTGCCTGCCCCGTCAGCACCGATAAAACCGAAGAGCTCACCCTCGCCGACAGAGAGTGTCATCTCCTGAAGCGCTTCGACTGCGCCGAACCGCTTTGCGAGGGCAAAGAGCTGAACTGCCTGTTTAGCGCTACTCACCCAACGCGTGTCCCACCTTTTCCCGCTATTGGAATCTCCTCCTGCTTCTCCTCCGAACTTTTTTCTCCTGCGGGCTCTGCACTCTCCTCTTCGTTGACGATCTCCATCAACTCATCGAACTCATTTGACTCTTCTACGGACATGTT
Coding sequences:
- a CDS encoding ABC transporter permease, with amino-acid sequence MRTILFILQKEFLQIFRNRGMLPIIFVLPFIQLVILSYAATFDVSRVPFHLQDRDRSATSRQLAEKFTASGYFNLTGYSSSDKQSLSELVRRNADLVLVIPSGFERDLVTTGHAPVQLMINAEDGFSAGVIQTYAGEIVSAFNRVELKRLIPGGEVEAAGQITMVSSNWYNPELKYTHYMVPGIIVILVTLIGLFLSGMNVVREREIGTIDQINVTPIKRYQFITGKLLPLWIIGIGELSVGLVIARLLFHVPMLGSYALVYLVAGIYLLVVLGMGLLISTVTDTQQQAMFIAWFFMVIFTLLSGLFTSIESMPEWARTMTMLNPVRHFVDIMRRVMLKGSGIAEIASPLLILTLFATLMLVLAVKRYRKVSA
- a CDS encoding ABC transporter permease; its protein translation is MKSFIGFLTKEFLHIFRDRRTAVILFGMPLIQLLIFGFAIRNEIQDVKLGVFDKSRDAVTRSIISKFASSGYFMLSREVHSEREIEDAFSTGSITEALVFEPDFARRLQRDGRAEVQVITDGSNPNLSRIVSGYTASVLQEYQGSTLPGAGREAGVVAVPLMLFNPELKSVDLFVPGLMALILMLVSALMTSISITREKENGTMEVLLVSSLRPAQIIIGKVAPYFLLSFINVVTIITVASLVFGVPCRGSMLLLLLESLLFIVTALSLGIFISSVTSSQQVAMMIALAGLLLPTILLSGFIFPVASMPLPLRMISNIIPARWYLIIVRGIMLKGAGFSYIWKETLVLVAMSTVLIVASIKKFKVRLQ
- a CDS encoding ABC transporter ATP-binding protein, which produces MSEPVINTDKLTRRFGDFVAVDKLTFAVGRGEIFGFLGANGAGKTTAIRMLTGLLTPSTGTASVAGFDLYTESEKVKRNIGYMSQRFSLYDDLTVKENIRFFAGIYGLSDAAIREKSAKLLETLDLQHAASARLRSLPLGWKQKLAFSVAILHEPKIVFLDEPTGGVDPVTRRRFWDMIYEASERGVTVFVTTHYMDEAEYCDRISIMVDGRVAALDTPEALKQKYGVESMNELFIQLARSKPEAGR
- a CDS encoding ABC transporter ATP-binding protein gives rise to the protein MSSAKQAVQLFALAKRFGAVEALQEMTLSVGEGELFGFIGADGAGKTTLLRILATLLLPGGGKAEVLGLDVVASYRDIRRRIGYMPGRFSLYQDLTVEENLRFFATIFGTTVEENYDLIRDIYIQLEPFKHRRATKLSGGMKQKLALCCALVHRPELLLLDEPTTGVDAVSRAEFWQMLGRLKEQGITTLVSTPYMDEAALCDRIAFMQEGRLLAVETPSAITTLFRKQLFSIRARETWKLIAWLRSTSEAHSVYAFGRAVHYTSKRNNQSPEVLFEMLRRQGFTEVEVKQIAPGIEDTFMALMEAKTGAVHE